In one window of Cystobacter fuscus DSM 2262 DNA:
- a CDS encoding CHAT domain-containing protein, with protein sequence MRMELEQEDRALACRFELVHGDTGYQVRFSAGGVQPIERPFGFELPLGARTRSVIARIEQGICTRPDLQDVGSQLWNALRPPGVFEAFVKLEEQADETRPLFIWLDIPPEAEVERLPWEALHDEMASSFLGTDARYCLLRPPPRGCPPALRPPSAEQPLRVLVVIPEGSGLQVQYEWNNLRGVARGMGEVLHLGLVEGRVTPDRLLAELKASPWDVLHYIGHGEVTEEGITLRLNQETPEQGDFWMDAGTFANLVQGQQLRLALLNCCLGASPSISRTLSGLGPHLMRAARVPAVVAMRYEISDTVSIRFADSFYRELLTGGAPGHVGLAVQQARRSLRINASGDTVRGFITPVLYLTPGCERLFDIRPAPERQRVAPAPARPMLRLPETLVRSLRHGRLIPVVGPGLHRLAPMTRRRNVEAPVLAPTLGQLIHRLAQECGYPEEEDLLLMERAHDWFLALLLARVCQHYQRNGQRYELIESIQTVCGHAEPPAPLQQIATWDVPGIFYLHFDGLMEEALKRARKLPRVLNRVEQSLPGEHAEPLLLNVLGTLTHATSLVLSETDHEHLCWERLPHASLEVVDLIHQMGRGFLFLGVSPRAHLVRRLASLLEVGEASMQGPCFFVSAAATEVDAAYWKPFNVQWIHEEPAAVVEELTSRLEKQEEP encoded by the coding sequence ATGAGGATGGAACTGGAGCAGGAGGACAGAGCGCTGGCGTGCCGCTTCGAACTCGTTCACGGCGACACGGGCTACCAGGTGCGCTTCAGCGCGGGTGGCGTCCAGCCCATCGAACGGCCCTTCGGCTTCGAGCTGCCCCTCGGCGCCCGCACCCGGAGCGTCATCGCCCGCATCGAGCAGGGCATCTGCACCCGGCCGGATCTCCAGGACGTGGGCAGTCAGCTCTGGAACGCGCTGCGTCCCCCGGGCGTCTTCGAGGCCTTCGTGAAGCTGGAGGAGCAGGCGGACGAGACCCGACCCCTCTTCATCTGGCTGGACATCCCCCCCGAGGCCGAGGTGGAGCGCTTGCCGTGGGAGGCCCTCCACGACGAGATGGCGAGCAGCTTCCTCGGGACGGACGCGCGCTACTGCCTGCTGCGCCCGCCGCCGCGGGGCTGCCCGCCCGCGCTGCGGCCCCCAAGCGCCGAGCAGCCCCTGCGCGTGCTGGTGGTCATCCCCGAGGGCTCCGGTCTCCAGGTGCAATACGAGTGGAACAACCTGCGGGGCGTGGCCCGGGGCATGGGGGAGGTGCTGCACCTCGGGCTGGTGGAGGGGAGGGTGACACCGGACCGGCTCCTGGCCGAGCTCAAGGCCAGTCCCTGGGACGTGCTGCACTACATCGGCCATGGCGAGGTGACGGAGGAGGGCATCACCCTGCGGCTCAACCAGGAGACGCCCGAGCAGGGCGACTTCTGGATGGATGCCGGCACCTTCGCCAACCTGGTGCAGGGACAACAGCTGCGGCTGGCGCTGCTCAACTGCTGCCTGGGAGCCTCGCCCTCCATCTCGCGGACGCTCTCGGGCCTGGGCCCCCACCTCATGCGCGCGGCGCGCGTGCCCGCCGTCGTCGCCATGCGCTACGAGATTTCCGACACGGTCTCCATCCGCTTCGCGGACAGCTTCTACCGCGAGCTGCTCACCGGAGGCGCCCCCGGGCACGTGGGCCTCGCCGTCCAGCAGGCGCGACGCTCGCTGCGCATCAACGCCAGCGGGGACACCGTGCGGGGCTTCATCACCCCCGTGCTCTACCTCACCCCCGGCTGCGAGCGGCTCTTCGACATCCGCCCGGCTCCGGAGCGCCAGCGCGTGGCGCCGGCGCCCGCCCGGCCCATGCTGCGGCTCCCGGAGACGCTGGTGCGGAGCCTGCGCCATGGGCGCCTCATCCCAGTGGTGGGCCCCGGACTCCACCGGCTCGCGCCGATGACGCGGCGGCGCAACGTGGAGGCCCCCGTGCTCGCGCCCACCCTGGGCCAGCTCATCCACCGCCTCGCCCAGGAGTGCGGCTACCCGGAAGAGGAGGACCTGCTGCTCATGGAGCGGGCCCATGACTGGTTCCTCGCCCTGCTCCTGGCGCGCGTCTGCCAGCACTACCAGCGCAACGGCCAGCGCTACGAGCTCATCGAGTCCATCCAGACGGTCTGCGGCCACGCGGAGCCGCCGGCCCCCTTGCAGCAGATCGCCACCTGGGACGTGCCCGGCATCTTCTACCTCCACTTCGACGGGCTGATGGAGGAGGCGCTCAAGCGCGCCCGCAAGCTGCCCCGCGTGCTCAACCGCGTGGAGCAGTCCCTGCCGGGCGAGCATGCCGAGCCCCTGCTGCTCAACGTCCTGGGCACGCTCACCCATGCCACCTCGCTGGTGCTCAGCGAGACCGACCACGAGCACCTGTGCTGGGAGCGCCTGCCACACGCGAGCCTGGAGGTGGTGGACCTCATCCACCAGATGGGCCGGGGCTTCCTCTTCCTGGGCGTGTCCCCGCGCGCCCACCTGGTGCGGCGCCTCGCCTCGCTCCTGGAAGTCGGTGAGGCCTCGATGCAGGGCCCCTGCTTCTTCGTCTCCGCCGCGGCCACCGAGGTGGACGCGGCCTACTGGAAGCCCTTCAACGTCCAATGGATTCATGAGGAGCCGGCCGCGGTCGTCGAGGAGCTCACCTCGCGGCTGGAGAAGCAGGAGGAGCCATGA
- a CDS encoding nSTAND1 domain-containing NTPase codes for MRLERSPDPAEGTTTPPYKFLNYFEEEDQASFAGREDEVQEALAGLTRGRTYVVYSRSGLGKTSLLLAGLFPRLRQRGFHPMRVRLLESPVEDFCAALAAEFQRPELAHPAERQERVPHLLEELSAHTPLVIVLDQFEEFFVRFRDRPAARAELVALLGHIYREHAVNIRLVFSLREDYYAELEDLRAELPELTRYGLRLLPLTAYGARQAIVRPLQHMHLTYEEGFVNRMVDMLADWNFDPPVLQIVCTELYRDVVARRGLPVYLTREDLERLGGVDGIFRGYVHRVTSGLAAERMLLVRVVLGALISSERTRYALRAEDLRSGPVRATYAELRAVLDHLTEQGLLRVEQRQGERWYELLHEHLMSIVESWLSSDVDYVRFRTTYELVDTLSEDTQWRSNPRWLLTAPQLAERVDPWKDWLRLDETQAEFLLRSSLHGEADSVADWSARFDEFGEGRSVGLVLELLDHPELPVRRGAAASCGKLRDPSGQLVGRCLALALTDKEEEVRRAARKSFVALVGPRQLAMLRGALEVPGQRALALELLADLLEAGRSHEGVPERWLCHARALVRARRIEREQPTIRTRMTTGAQVGTLIALLWVLSIGLLAGAYWLCTIHPELVSVHWPNVFLGQMLWLIIDNVPFVFVPWALVLGWSVAREAAITAAAEGREDWNAVVLRSRTLMFSCVLLHLVVVITAEVTSILEDEAELTRQLGLSRGLVFLAVLVLTSFVAWLLTVGLVRLGSRCITPGTRSSVVFIFAALCSSVFPYTLNTLLSMGGWWMGIQSGALQLIWSAILEIATFTANYQTLIILTVLAVERARRPWAPRGTTLRARASVLLGALASTLVFFSVHEVGTFPGMGREYQLVQEARIEGRVWQHAKDVEYFSLEVPSDEPFAVSIHEGDSSHSRLVLGGKQLTSGTLLLSGWSHLTGAVASRPELDVPKGPPPPPIRTDYHYLLRQEPLLQMGTGELRADQWTLMKLPLERVEGAAGEGPLWRISLKGRLTPLQLRQARGVYVRPVLVDIAGLPPGACMGVSSSASPEVGGLDTFVLTNRAGVGTVPPPTLQTQLFAEGLRVSPGADGSWGTALSLTTIVDFRPHKCEPSTENPLSTGAWRTPVPDLYGESPSLLVAVTLY; via the coding sequence ATGAGGCTGGAGCGCTCACCAGACCCAGCGGAGGGCACCACCACTCCTCCGTACAAGTTCCTCAACTACTTCGAGGAGGAGGATCAGGCCAGCTTCGCCGGGCGCGAGGACGAGGTGCAGGAGGCCCTGGCCGGTCTCACCCGCGGCCGGACGTACGTGGTGTACAGCCGCTCGGGGTTGGGCAAGACGTCCCTGCTGCTCGCCGGCCTCTTTCCCCGGCTGCGCCAGCGCGGGTTCCACCCCATGCGGGTGCGCCTGCTGGAATCTCCCGTGGAGGACTTCTGCGCCGCCCTGGCCGCGGAGTTCCAGCGCCCGGAGCTGGCCCATCCCGCCGAGCGCCAGGAGCGCGTGCCACACCTGCTGGAGGAGCTGTCCGCCCACACGCCGTTGGTCATCGTGTTGGATCAATTCGAGGAGTTCTTCGTCCGCTTCCGCGACCGCCCCGCGGCCCGGGCCGAGCTGGTGGCGCTTCTGGGACACATCTACCGGGAGCACGCCGTCAACATCCGGCTCGTCTTCAGCCTGCGCGAGGACTACTACGCCGAACTGGAGGACTTGCGCGCGGAGTTGCCCGAGCTGACCCGGTACGGCCTGCGCCTGCTGCCGCTCACCGCCTATGGCGCGCGGCAGGCCATCGTCCGGCCGCTCCAGCACATGCACCTCACCTACGAGGAGGGCTTCGTCAACCGGATGGTGGACATGCTGGCGGACTGGAACTTCGACCCGCCCGTGCTGCAGATCGTCTGCACCGAGCTGTACCGCGACGTGGTGGCGCGACGGGGCCTGCCCGTGTACCTGACACGGGAGGACCTGGAGCGGCTGGGCGGCGTGGATGGCATCTTCCGCGGGTATGTCCACCGGGTGACGAGCGGGCTGGCCGCGGAGCGGATGCTGCTGGTGCGGGTGGTGCTCGGTGCCCTCATCTCGTCCGAGCGGACCCGGTATGCCCTGCGCGCGGAGGATCTGCGCTCCGGCCCGGTGCGGGCGACGTACGCGGAGCTGCGCGCCGTGCTCGATCACCTCACCGAGCAGGGCCTGCTGCGCGTGGAGCAGCGCCAGGGCGAGCGCTGGTACGAGCTGCTGCACGAGCACCTCATGTCCATCGTCGAGTCCTGGCTCTCCAGCGACGTGGACTACGTGCGCTTCCGCACGACGTACGAGCTCGTGGACACCCTGAGCGAGGACACGCAGTGGCGCTCGAACCCACGGTGGCTGCTCACCGCGCCCCAGCTCGCGGAGCGGGTGGACCCGTGGAAGGATTGGCTGCGGCTCGACGAGACGCAGGCGGAGTTCCTGCTGCGCAGCAGCCTCCACGGGGAGGCGGACTCGGTGGCGGACTGGAGCGCCCGCTTCGACGAGTTCGGCGAGGGCCGCTCCGTGGGACTGGTGCTCGAGCTACTCGATCACCCGGAACTGCCGGTGCGGCGCGGCGCGGCGGCCTCCTGCGGGAAGCTGCGCGACCCATCGGGCCAGCTCGTCGGGCGGTGCCTGGCGCTGGCGCTGACGGACAAGGAGGAGGAGGTGCGCCGCGCGGCGAGGAAGTCGTTCGTCGCGCTCGTGGGGCCGCGGCAGCTCGCGATGCTCCGCGGCGCGCTGGAGGTGCCGGGGCAGCGGGCGCTCGCGCTGGAGCTGCTGGCGGACCTGCTGGAGGCGGGCCGCTCGCACGAGGGCGTTCCCGAGCGCTGGCTGTGCCATGCAAGGGCCCTCGTCCGGGCTCGCCGGATCGAGCGGGAGCAGCCCACCATCCGCACGCGGATGACGACCGGTGCGCAGGTGGGCACCTTGATCGCGCTGCTGTGGGTTCTCTCGATCGGGCTGCTCGCGGGGGCCTACTGGCTCTGTACCATCCACCCGGAGCTGGTGTCGGTGCACTGGCCGAACGTTTTCCTGGGCCAGATGCTGTGGCTCATCATCGACAACGTCCCGTTCGTCTTCGTCCCCTGGGCGCTGGTTCTGGGCTGGAGTGTGGCCCGGGAGGCGGCGATCACCGCGGCGGCCGAGGGACGGGAGGACTGGAACGCCGTCGTGCTCCGGAGCAGGACGCTGATGTTCAGTTGCGTGCTGCTCCATCTGGTGGTGGTGATAACGGCCGAGGTGACGTCCATCCTGGAGGACGAGGCCGAGCTGACGCGGCAGCTGGGGCTCTCCCGTGGGCTCGTCTTCCTCGCCGTCCTCGTGCTGACGTCCTTCGTGGCGTGGCTGCTGACCGTCGGGCTCGTCCGGCTGGGCAGCCGCTGCATCACTCCGGGGACGAGGTCCTCGGTGGTCTTCATCTTCGCGGCCCTGTGCAGCTCGGTCTTTCCCTACACGCTGAATACGCTCTTGAGCATGGGGGGGTGGTGGATGGGCATCCAGTCCGGAGCGCTCCAGTTGATCTGGAGCGCCATCCTGGAGATCGCGACCTTCACGGCCAACTACCAGACGCTCATCATCCTCACCGTCCTGGCGGTGGAGCGCGCCAGGCGCCCGTGGGCACCTCGGGGCACGACACTCCGGGCCCGTGCCTCCGTCCTGCTGGGCGCGCTGGCCTCCACCCTCGTCTTCTTCTCCGTCCACGAGGTCGGCACGTTTCCCGGCATGGGGAGGGAGTACCAGCTCGTCCAGGAGGCGCGCATCGAGGGGCGCGTCTGGCAGCACGCGAAGGACGTCGAATACTTCTCGCTGGAGGTCCCCTCCGACGAGCCGTTCGCCGTGTCCATCCACGAGGGGGACAGCTCCCACTCCCGGCTGGTCCTCGGTGGTAAGCAACTCACGAGCGGAACCTTGCTGCTCTCGGGCTGGTCGCACCTCACGGGCGCCGTTGCCTCCCGGCCAGAGCTGGACGTGCCAAAGGGGCCGCCACCTCCGCCCATCCGCACGGACTACCACTATCTGCTGCGCCAGGAGCCCCTCCTCCAGATGGGGACAGGCGAGCTACGCGCGGACCAGTGGACACTGATGAAGCTCCCGCTGGAGCGGGTGGAGGGCGCCGCCGGAGAGGGTCCCTTGTGGCGCATCTCCCTGAAGGGAAGGCTGACGCCCCTCCAACTCCGGCAGGCTCGGGGCGTGTACGTGCGGCCCGTGCTGGTGGACATCGCCGGGCTCCCGCCAGGGGCGTGCATGGGTGTCTCGAGCTCCGCCAGCCCCGAGGTGGGAGGCCTAGACACCTTCGTGCTCACGAACCGGGCAGGCGTGGGCACCGTGCCCCCGCCGACCCTCCAGACGCAGCTCTTCGCGGAGGGCTTGCGCGTCTCCCCCGGCGCGGACGGGAGCTGGGGCACCGCCCTGTCCCTCACGACGATCGTGGACTTCCGGCCCCACAAGTGCGAGCCGTCCACCGAGAATCCGCTGTCGACAGGCGCCTGGCGGACCCCCGTTCCGGACCTGTACGGGGAGAGCCCCAGCCTGCTGGTGGCCGTCACGCTGTATTGA
- a CDS encoding phospholipase D-like domain-containing protein, with amino-acid sequence MRRRAKNEAISVQAIAGSYVTLLGFDATPEARRGLLGFSVRRTDHTEGEMVWLRGLRYFERDSSRFHQGMSPSTWEAPIQGFLWGDYSAKPEHDYGYEVFPVYGEPGQLEHGPSVTVRISTESCTESIHSVFFNRGVAASQAYVQRFQNLPPNQVGEPAYRWLSRGLDQAMIRFLRQARGKGWALYASVYEFSYLPILQEFRAAHERGVNVRIIYDAKEGEDKPARANLEAIEKAGLTELTLPRKANTSFISHNKFFLLLQDGVPQQVWTGSTNITEGGIFGHSNVGHQVRDTEVARRYLEYWHQLERDPLAKELRSWNDSHPPLQEVGHPGTSTVFSPRSSLEALEWYAHVLENATTSVFLTAAFGLNPLFQQTFSRPRSYLRYLLLDKPGKGIDLIVRHPGNQVSVGDLLDQSEIDAWFHRTWRTEHLSGLNKHVQYVHTKYMLIDPLGDSPLVISGSANFSENSTKNNDENMLIIQGDTRVADLYLTEFMRLFVHFRFRGTEFGAPADSRTGRPISIHLAPDDSWTLPFYEQDSPKQKERLLFA; translated from the coding sequence ATGAGACGACGAGCGAAGAATGAAGCGATCTCGGTCCAGGCGATCGCGGGCAGCTACGTCACCCTGCTCGGTTTCGACGCCACGCCAGAAGCCCGCCGGGGGTTGCTGGGCTTCTCGGTGCGGCGCACCGACCACACCGAGGGGGAAATGGTGTGGCTCAGGGGCCTGCGGTATTTCGAGCGCGACTCCTCGCGCTTCCATCAGGGGATGAGCCCGAGCACCTGGGAGGCGCCGATCCAGGGGTTCCTCTGGGGTGACTACTCCGCCAAACCGGAACACGACTACGGCTATGAGGTCTTCCCCGTCTACGGCGAGCCCGGCCAGCTCGAACATGGCCCCTCGGTGACGGTGAGGATCTCGACCGAGAGCTGCACCGAGAGCATCCACTCGGTGTTCTTCAATCGTGGAGTGGCGGCCTCACAGGCGTACGTGCAGAGATTCCAGAACCTCCCGCCGAATCAGGTGGGGGAGCCTGCCTACCGGTGGCTGTCACGCGGGTTGGACCAGGCGATGATCCGCTTCCTCCGCCAGGCACGGGGGAAGGGCTGGGCCCTCTATGCTTCGGTCTACGAGTTCTCCTACCTGCCCATCCTCCAGGAGTTCCGGGCCGCGCACGAGCGCGGAGTCAACGTCCGCATCATCTACGACGCCAAGGAGGGCGAGGACAAGCCGGCGCGCGCCAATCTCGAAGCGATCGAGAAGGCGGGGCTCACGGAGCTGACCCTCCCGCGCAAGGCCAACACCTCCTTCATCTCGCACAACAAGTTCTTCCTGCTCCTTCAGGACGGCGTGCCCCAGCAGGTCTGGACCGGCTCCACCAACATCACCGAGGGGGGCATCTTCGGGCACTCCAACGTGGGACACCAGGTGCGGGACACCGAGGTGGCCCGGCGCTACCTGGAGTACTGGCACCAGCTCGAGAGGGATCCACTCGCCAAGGAACTGCGGAGTTGGAACGATTCACATCCCCCGCTGCAAGAGGTGGGGCACCCTGGGACTTCCACGGTCTTCAGCCCCCGGAGTTCGCTCGAGGCCCTGGAGTGGTACGCCCATGTCCTGGAGAACGCCACGACGAGCGTCTTCCTCACGGCGGCCTTCGGCCTCAACCCGCTCTTCCAGCAGACCTTCTCGCGGCCTCGCTCCTATCTGCGCTATCTGCTCCTGGACAAACCCGGCAAGGGAATCGATCTCATCGTGCGCCACCCGGGCAACCAGGTGTCCGTCGGGGATCTGCTGGATCAGAGCGAGATCGACGCGTGGTTCCACCGCACGTGGCGCACCGAGCATCTCTCGGGGTTGAACAAGCACGTCCAGTACGTCCACACGAAGTACATGCTCATCGATCCGCTGGGGGACTCCCCGCTCGTCATCTCCGGCTCGGCCAACTTCAGCGAGAACTCGACGAAGAACAACGACGAGAACATGCTGATCATCCAGGGAGACACCCGGGTGGCGGACCTCTACCTGACGGAGTTCATGCGCCTCTTCGTGCACTTCCGCTTCCGGGGGACCGAGTTCGGTGCCCCGGCCGACTCGAGGACGGGAAGGCCCATCTCCATCCATCTCGCGCCGGATGACTCCTGGACGCTCCCCTTCTACGAGCAGGACAGCCCCAAGCAGAAGGAGCGCCTCCTCTTCGCCTGA
- a CDS encoding GntP family permease codes for MSLADLRLLLAAVLGIAAAVGLIVKGRLHPFISLLCGAFTVGLVAGLPMEDTAKAVQKGVSDILGSTGLVVALGLSLGAMLQLSNAASSLAQASLKLTGPAGAPWASLFVAMVIGLPLFFETGLVLLLPIVVAAAATLPNSSNPDAAKLRLMLPALTGLSVVHALVPPHPGPLLAVNALGANMGRTMLYGILVAIPTAIVAGPLLAFFTSRDVRLMAPVIERHDFALAAPPKASSLFVILLPVVLIAAGELRGLLPPWTASRLGWLSAVSHPVPALLLTNLVALPLLFGRKLRDPQVQDTIWTDTMKSAGAILLSIGAGGALKQVLVSAGLSNLLAKLASAQAISPLLLGWLVAVAIRLATGSATVATITTVGVMSGVVTATGVTPEWVVLAIGAGSVFFSHVNDPGFWLVKSYLGTTTPDTFRTWSLLETVISVVGLVAVLCASALL; via the coding sequence TTGAGCCTCGCGGACCTCCGACTGCTCCTCGCGGCCGTCCTCGGCATCGCGGCGGCCGTGGGGCTGATCGTCAAGGGGCGCCTGCACCCCTTCATCTCCCTGCTCTGCGGGGCCTTCACCGTCGGCCTGGTGGCGGGCCTGCCGATGGAGGACACCGCGAAGGCGGTCCAGAAGGGCGTCAGTGACATCCTCGGGAGCACGGGGCTGGTCGTGGCGCTCGGCCTGTCGCTCGGCGCGATGCTCCAGCTCTCGAATGCCGCGTCCTCGCTGGCACAGGCCAGCCTGAAGCTCACCGGGCCGGCGGGAGCGCCGTGGGCGAGCCTGTTCGTGGCGATGGTGATCGGCCTGCCCTTGTTCTTCGAGACCGGCCTCGTGCTCCTCCTGCCGATCGTGGTGGCGGCCGCGGCCACCCTGCCCAACAGCTCGAACCCGGACGCGGCCAAACTCCGGCTCATGCTGCCCGCCCTGACCGGCCTGTCCGTCGTGCACGCGCTGGTCCCGCCCCATCCAGGCCCCCTGCTCGCCGTCAACGCGCTCGGCGCGAACATGGGCCGCACGATGCTCTACGGAATCCTGGTCGCGATCCCCACCGCGATCGTCGCCGGTCCGCTACTGGCGTTCTTCACCTCTCGCGATGTCCGGCTCATGGCGCCCGTCATCGAGCGGCACGACTTCGCGCTCGCCGCGCCGCCCAAGGCGTCCTCGCTCTTCGTCATCCTCCTGCCGGTGGTGCTCATCGCGGCGGGGGAGTTACGCGGGCTGCTGCCGCCGTGGACCGCGTCCCGACTGGGTTGGCTGAGCGCGGTGAGCCATCCGGTGCCCGCGCTCCTGCTGACCAACCTCGTCGCCCTGCCGCTGCTCTTCGGGCGGAAGCTGCGCGACCCCCAGGTGCAGGACACGATCTGGACGGACACGATGAAGTCGGCGGGAGCCATCCTGCTGTCCATCGGCGCCGGCGGAGCGCTGAAGCAGGTCCTGGTCTCGGCCGGCCTTTCCAACCTCCTGGCGAAGCTGGCCTCGGCCCAAGCCATCTCTCCGCTCCTGTTGGGCTGGTTGGTCGCGGTGGCCATCCGCCTCGCGACGGGCTCGGCCACCGTGGCGACGATCACCACCGTCGGCGTCATGTCCGGGGTCGTCACCGCGACGGGAGTCACTCCGGAGTGGGTCGTCCTCGCCATTGGCGCGGGGAGCGTGTTCTTCTCCCATGTGAACGATCCCGGCTTCTGGCTGGTCAAGAGCTATCTCGGGACGACTACCCCCGACACGTTCCGCACCTGGTCGCTGCTGGAAACCGTGATTTCAGTCGTCGGACTGGTGGCGGTGCTTTGCGCCAGCGCCCTGCTCTGA
- the rnk gene encoding nucleoside diphosphate kinase regulator — translation MNSRPEIEQRVTTSAPTVRVTAEDMQRLRVVVDRHLDGSLAAAAEQLDGELERAVVEPQEQIPPDVVTMRSRILFEDVDTGRRREATLVYPEEADIEQSKISVLAPAGLAVLGLKKDDIIEWPLPNARRTRFRIVEILYQPEASGDFHL, via the coding sequence ATGAACTCACGTCCAGAGATCGAGCAGCGCGTCACGACATCCGCTCCCACCGTGCGAGTCACCGCCGAGGACATGCAGCGCCTGCGGGTGGTGGTGGATCGGCACCTCGACGGCTCCCTGGCGGCCGCGGCCGAACAGTTGGACGGAGAGCTGGAGCGCGCGGTGGTGGAGCCTCAAGAGCAGATTCCGCCCGATGTCGTCACCATGAGATCGCGCATCCTCTTCGAGGACGTGGACACGGGCCGTCGCCGCGAGGCGACGCTGGTCTATCCAGAAGAGGCGGATATCGAACAGTCGAAGATCTCGGTCCTGGCGCCGGCGGGGTTGGCGGTGCTGGGTCTCAAGAAGGATGACATCATCGAGTGGCCGTTGCCGAATGCACGCCGTACCCGGTTCCGCATCGTGGAGATCCTCTACCAGCCCGAGGCATCCGGTGACTTCCATCTGTGA
- a CDS encoding amidohydrolase — translation MTLPSDKQSKIQADRIYRGGPILTMNDAWPQVEALAISGKRILAVGTWEELQTLVGEDTDVVDLQGHTLLPGFIDAHGHLMGWLLYWGTPNLAPPPAGPITCIGDILRDLRAYIQEKAIPEGTLVLASGYDDSLLAEQRHPTREELDSVSTRHPICIVHTSAHLAVFNSHLLDAVGYHQASDAPKGGVIRVDGNGRPTGVVEEEAVNAYNQLMPEPNVPGLLETLGELQAYYASLGITTVEDGLATAPGFQLLRAAADLRLLYLDVVVFPKYTETEVVDQIPPLPGSQYLNHLRVGGVKITQDGSPQGKTAFLSEPYFKPPENESADYRGQPILTQAELDAEVEKAFEMGRQLHVHCNGDAAADMFLDAVERATTKFGPGDRRPVMVHAQTVREDQLERMKALGILPTFFVSHTFFWGEWHRSETLGEERARRISPLKSASDLDMRYTIHNDSPVVPPDILPLLWSAVTRTTRDGVPLGAEQCIDPPRALKAVTAWAAYQNFEESQKGTLEPGKLADLVVLSDNPLTVDPKTLKDLKVMETIKDGRTVYLRPPDAARLGRSPRTTAPIKLSLSRHTCC, via the coding sequence ATGACCCTTCCTTCCGACAAGCAGTCGAAGATCCAGGCGGATCGCATCTATCGCGGCGGTCCCATCCTGACCATGAATGATGCCTGGCCCCAGGTGGAGGCCCTGGCGATCAGCGGCAAGCGCATCCTCGCCGTGGGGACCTGGGAGGAACTCCAGACTCTCGTGGGCGAGGACACGGACGTGGTGGACCTCCAGGGCCACACGCTCTTGCCGGGCTTCATCGATGCCCATGGCCACCTCATGGGCTGGCTGCTCTACTGGGGCACGCCGAACCTGGCGCCACCGCCCGCCGGTCCCATCACGTGCATCGGAGACATCCTCCGGGATTTGAGGGCATACATCCAGGAGAAGGCCATTCCCGAGGGCACGCTCGTGCTCGCCAGCGGCTATGACGACTCCCTGCTTGCCGAGCAGAGGCATCCGACCCGCGAGGAGCTCGACTCCGTCTCCACTCGGCACCCCATCTGCATCGTGCACACCTCGGCGCATCTGGCGGTGTTCAACAGCCACCTGCTGGACGCGGTGGGCTACCACCAGGCGAGTGACGCCCCGAAGGGTGGCGTCATCCGGGTGGACGGGAACGGCCGGCCCACGGGGGTGGTGGAGGAGGAGGCCGTCAATGCCTACAATCAATTGATGCCGGAGCCCAATGTTCCCGGTCTGCTCGAGACGCTCGGTGAGTTGCAGGCGTACTACGCGAGTCTGGGCATCACCACGGTGGAGGATGGCCTGGCGACGGCGCCCGGATTCCAGTTGCTGCGGGCCGCCGCGGATCTGCGGCTGCTCTACCTGGACGTCGTCGTGTTCCCCAAATACACGGAGACGGAGGTCGTCGACCAGATTCCCCCGCTGCCCGGGAGCCAATACCTCAACCACCTGCGGGTGGGCGGGGTGAAGATCACCCAGGATGGTTCACCCCAGGGCAAGACGGCGTTCCTGTCGGAGCCCTACTTCAAGCCGCCCGAGAACGAGTCCGCGGACTACCGGGGCCAGCCCATCCTCACGCAGGCGGAGCTCGACGCGGAGGTGGAGAAGGCCTTCGAGATGGGCCGGCAACTGCACGTGCACTGCAATGGTGACGCGGCGGCGGACATGTTCCTGGACGCCGTGGAGCGCGCCACCACGAAGTTCGGCCCGGGAGACCGCCGGCCGGTGATGGTGCATGCGCAGACGGTGCGTGAGGACCAGTTGGAGCGGATGAAGGCGCTGGGCATCCTGCCCACGTTCTTCGTGTCACATACCTTCTTCTGGGGGGAGTGGCACCGGAGCGAGACGTTGGGAGAGGAGCGGGCCCGGCGCATCTCCCCGCTCAAGTCCGCGTCGGACCTGGACATGCGCTACACCATTCACAACGACTCGCCCGTGGTGCCCCCGGACATCCTTCCGCTCCTGTGGAGCGCGGTGACCCGTACCACGCGCGACGGGGTGCCCCTGGGCGCCGAACAGTGCATCGACCCCCCGCGGGCGCTCAAGGCGGTGACGGCCTGGGCCGCGTACCAGAACTTCGAGGAGAGCCAGAAGGGCACCCTGGAGCCGGGCAAGCTGGCGGACCTGGTGGTGCTGTCGGACAACCCGCTCACCGTGGATCCGAAGACGTTGAAGGACCTGAAGGTGATGGAGACCATCAAGGACGGAAGGACCGTCTACCTGCGCCCCCCCGACGCCGCCCGCTTGGGCCGGTCGCCGCGCACCACCGCGCCCATCAAGCTCTCCCTGTCCCGGCACACCTGCTGCTGA